TCCGCTGTTGCTGGCAGTCACCTGGCTGGTCAGCAAGTCATGGCGTGTCGTGATCTTCGTGGCAATCTCGCTAGCGTTGCTGGCCTTTGTGGATCACTATAATGCGGCGATGCAGACGCTGGCGATCATCTTTGTCTGCGCCTTCATCTGCGTCCTTTTCGGCGTGCCCATCGGCATCGCCATGTCGCGCAGCAACAAGTTGCAACGTATCGTCATCCCGATCCTCGATATGCTGCAGACACTGCCGCCTTTCGTCTACCTGATCCCGCTGATCTTCCTGTTCTCTGTGACCGAGCCAAAGCTCTACGGTATTGCGATTATCCTCTACGCGATCGTGCCTGTGATCCGGCTGACCGACCTGGGAATACGGCTCGTCGACAAGGACGTGATCGAGGCCGCCGACGCTTTTGGCATGACCAACCATCAAAAGCTGTTCGGCGTTCAGATCCCGCTGGCGCTGCCCAATATCATGGCGGGCGTGAACCAGACCATCATGATGAGCCTCGCCATGGTGGTCATTGCATCACTCGTTTCGGCCCCCGGGCTTGGCGTGCTGGTTCTGCGTGGTATCCGCAGCCTCGAACTGGGCGTCGGCCTTGTAGCGGGCTTTGGCATCGTGCTGCTGGCAATCATGCTGGACCGTGTGACCAAGGCGTCACTGGCCCGTATCGATGCCAGCCAGGCAAAACGGTAAGGAGGGTCGGATATGAACGATCAGGTCAAGATTTCCATCCGAAACCTCTACAAAATCTTCGGTGACTCGCCTCAG
This region of Paracoccus saliphilus genomic DNA includes:
- a CDS encoding ABC transporter permease, yielding MATYDGVFDSLGLREWCDGGGSGEGPMSMAELLARSRGESGGGGDSASLWDLPFPSLDALHNACGAIPESRDLTLGLERGFLSMRDALRVVIDPVTQPLSWMLRESLDLMTNTPWWIMIPLLLAVTWLVSKSWRVVIFVAISLALLAFVDHYNAAMQTLAIIFVCAFICVLFGVPIGIAMSRSNKLQRIVIPILDMLQTLPPFVYLIPLIFLFSVTEPKLYGIAIILYAIVPVIRLTDLGIRLVDKDVIEAADAFGMTNHQKLFGVQIPLALPNIMAGVNQTIMMSLAMVVIASLVSAPGLGVLVLRGIRSLELGVGLVAGFGIVLLAIMLDRVTKASLARIDASQAKR